The Amblyraja radiata isolate CabotCenter1 chromosome 26, sAmbRad1.1.pri, whole genome shotgun sequence DNA window CTCAGCCCTATTCTACAGCATCATTAATGGTCTCGAGTGTTAGCTAGCTGTAAAGTTGATAATTGCCGACCACAAATTAATACAATCACACTAGCAATGGAACCTCAAATGCATTTTTGACTTGAGGATTTATTAATGACTTTATGACCACCGATATTTGTTGCAAATCCCCCATGTGACCACTTTGAAAAAGAAGTCTGCGTAACAATTAACGTGAGATTCTTAATCCGCATTTTTCCCCTCATTAATAAGCTGACAATTAGTTCTTGCTGCACAACTACTTTGAGAACAGGGTGATTTTCAGTCTCTACTCACTGCTTGCTTAAGCTGTATTGGCAACAGAGAGCTTTGGACCCAGTCACTCCGTCGCCAGTACGTAGAAGCTGAAGCAATTAACAAACAAAGAAATTAAAGCAGCCTCCACCACTGTCCAGACTTCAGAAGGTAAAAGGGCAAGCTATAGCAAATGTGgcacccgaggcagccttcaggaACAGGGGCTGGCCATCGCGGAAGAAGGCTGCAAGTTTTCAAAGAGTTTCCTTGTCAATTTGCCCATGTCCCCAAGGGGGGAACAATTTGAAGGCAAGAGGTGTCCGTTCTTCACTGGCCGTGCAGAGACCTCATTTTCCTTGTCATCCTGTTGGGCGGGCAAGTTACCTTCTTCAAAATAACAGCGCCTGCAAGTGGCCCGATACATGTCCATGCCTCCAATCACCTCGACctggaggaacagagagaggagTTAACGttgagagtgtttcattgtcatacgtACCAACAATGGTACCCACCAATAATGGATGTGTGATGAGCCACTGGTTTGACggtactggacctgtactcgctggagtttagaagaatgaaggaggacc harbors:
- the LOC116987931 gene encoding thymidine kinase, cytosolic-like, translating into MANNGKTVIVAALDGTFQRKAFGNILNLVPLAESVVKLSAVCMICYREAAYTKRLGVEKEVEVIGGMDMYRATCRRCYFEEGNLPAQQDDKENEVSARPVKNGHLLPSNCSPLGDMGKLTRKLFENLQPSSAMASPCS